A window of Candidatus Bathyarchaeota archaeon contains these coding sequences:
- the cbpB gene encoding peptide-modifying radical SAM enzyme CbpB — MFDKITVDGTEFQIDPQTNFWGTGDTTKLEQLYNQMQTKLATEMKELRYNTDLILFYVNPTDMCNANCPYCYLPKEVKSRGKNMTYQELKVIVEKASAFFKSQNKKGSVIFHGTEPLLNKENLFQIIREYHKEVFFGIQTNGLALTECDADFIKEYEVNVGVSLDSPVEEINDFLRGQGHYKQVMKALEWLRGYRGLNVVTTMTTYNVGQLTDMVRLLQSKGVTLCLMNPVRGTQQSAHALRPDPAVAAAAFIGATEEAIRLTKAGKRIVVADFANILLGIIAPSARVMMCDISPCGGGRRYFAVAANGNAYPCGEFIGIEDFNGGNIFNDPIEQIAASQNFLKVTKRSVDDITECQTCTFRNMCGSPCPAEMHTADPKMLQKSYYCEFYKQLALHAFRVIARGDVGFVVKKSALTELYNLQNS, encoded by the coding sequence ATGTTCGACAAGATAACCGTTGACGGAACAGAATTCCAAATAGACCCCCAAACAAACTTTTGGGGCACAGGCGACACAACCAAACTAGAACAACTCTACAACCAAATGCAAACAAAGCTCGCTACCGAAATGAAAGAACTCCGCTACAACACCGACCTAATCCTGTTCTACGTTAACCCAACCGACATGTGCAACGCAAACTGCCCCTACTGCTACCTGCCCAAAGAAGTCAAAAGTCGCGGCAAAAACATGACTTACCAAGAACTCAAAGTTATCGTAGAAAAAGCCTCCGCGTTCTTCAAAAGCCAAAACAAGAAGGGCTCAGTCATCTTTCACGGAACCGAACCGCTGCTTAACAAAGAAAACTTATTCCAAATCATCAGAGAATACCACAAAGAAGTCTTCTTTGGTATACAAACAAATGGTTTAGCCCTAACAGAATGCGACGCAGACTTCATCAAGGAATATGAAGTTAACGTGGGCGTCTCTTTGGATTCGCCGGTTGAGGAGATTAATGATTTCTTAAGGGGACAAGGACACTACAAACAGGTAATGAAAGCTCTGGAATGGTTGAGGGGCTACAGAGGCTTAAACGTTGTAACTACTATGACCACATACAATGTTGGGCAATTAACAGACATGGTACGGTTACTGCAAAGCAAAGGGGTAACGTTGTGCCTGATGAACCCCGTTCGCGGTACGCAACAAAGTGCTCACGCGCTGAGGCCTGACCCTGCGGTTGCCGCTGCAGCATTCATAGGTGCAACCGAAGAAGCCATACGCCTAACAAAAGCGGGCAAAAGAATTGTGGTCGCAGACTTCGCTAACATCTTGCTGGGTATCATCGCGCCTTCGGCGCGTGTCATGATGTGTGACATTTCACCTTGTGGCGGCGGCAGAAGATACTTTGCAGTTGCAGCCAATGGAAACGCTTATCCGTGCGGGGAATTCATAGGCATCGAAGACTTCAACGGCGGAAACATCTTCAACGACCCAATCGAGCAAATCGCGGCTTCACAGAACTTCCTCAAAGTAACCAAACGCAGCGTCGATGACATAACGGAATGCCAAACATGCACGTTCCGCAACATGTGCGGTTCACCCTGCCCCGCAGAAATGCACACAGCCGACCCCAAGATGCTACAGAAAAGCTACTACTGCGAATTCTACAAGCAACTCGCGTTGCATGCTTTTCGGGTAATTGCGAGAGGCGATGTAGGGTTTGTGGTAAAGAAATCTGCCCTAACAGAGCTGTATAACCTTCAAAACAGCTAA
- a CDS encoding lamin tail domain-containing protein, with protein sequence MKTLTKTSAAILGAAFLFATFSTSGSAVSGASSTTVVVNEFMAINESTVQNDNGNYTDWIELYNTADYSIDLSDMFLTDNLTSYRWQFPNDTVIQAHGYLLVWADADVMLGGLHTNFKLDGDGETIGLYATDGSLMDSVTFGEQIADISYGRTVDGDSNWTYITDPTPGAANNSSSSLFTADTGIVLVIVAVGAFAVCIVVFKGKICGGRTQ encoded by the coding sequence ATGAAAACCCTAACTAAGACATCCGCTGCAATTCTTGGTGCAGCATTTTTATTTGCAACATTTTCAACTTCTGGGTCTGCGGTTAGCGGCGCTTCTTCCACAACTGTGGTCGTCAACGAGTTTATGGCTATCAACGAATCAACCGTACAGAACGACAACGGCAACTATACGGACTGGATTGAACTATACAACACAGCCGATTACTCGATTGATTTAAGCGATATGTTCCTCACCGACAACCTCACCAGCTACCGATGGCAATTCCCCAACGACACAGTAATCCAAGCCCATGGATACCTGCTTGTCTGGGCAGACGCCGATGTCATGTTAGGCGGGTTACATACCAATTTCAAGTTAGATGGCGACGGCGAAACCATCGGACTCTACGCAACAGATGGCTCGCTGATGGATTCCGTCACCTTTGGCGAACAGATTGCGGATATTTCTTATGGTCGAACGGTGGATGGCGACTCAAACTGGACATACATCACAGACCCAACGCCGGGCGCAGCTAACAACTCAAGCTCGTCCTTGTTCACCGCTGATACAGGGATAGTTTTGGTCATCGTTGCAGTTGGAGCGTTTGCAGTTTGCATTGTGGTTTTCAAAGGGAAAATTTGCGGAGGCAGAACCCAATGA
- a CDS encoding AbrB/MazE/SpoVT family DNA-binding domain-containing protein: MTSVTVTRHSQVTIPKKIREAAGIAEGDRVKMKVEGKKIVIEKTNETWENCTDFLPDDFEKTLKALRSDSTSRFKRLGLVP; the protein is encoded by the coding sequence ATGACTTCGGTCACAGTAACAAGACATTCACAAGTCACCATACCAAAAAAAATCCGTGAAGCAGCAGGGATAGCGGAGGGCGACAGGGTAAAAATGAAAGTGGAAGGAAAAAAGATAGTTATCGAAAAAACAAATGAGACATGGGAAAACTGCACTGACTTTTTACCTGACGACTTCGAAAAGACCCTAAAAGCGCTCCGTAGCGACTCAACTAGTCGATTCAAGCGACTTGGACTGGTGCCCTAA
- a CDS encoding DUF4956 domain-containing protein, translated as MADLQQWLTDLLTPSATYETLTVDRVVIALVMSFLINLVIFYIYRKTFKGVVYNRQFNIGLVLTGLVVTLVVLPISSNVALSLGMIGALSIIRFRTAIKDPKDIVFTFWTITVGIICGAGLYIVAIIGVPVIAVMLVVLERTKIRGPDPYLLVVHYTSAAENAVQAALPKHKIRSRTVNADGVELMGEVRMSSKEVPQVDELLKIKGVKDASIVSYTSDST; from the coding sequence ATGGCAGACCTACAACAGTGGCTTACAGATCTCCTAACGCCGTCAGCTACATATGAGACCTTAACAGTCGACCGAGTAGTCATAGCGCTTGTGATGTCTTTTCTCATAAACCTAGTCATCTTCTACATTTACCGAAAAACCTTCAAAGGCGTCGTCTACAACCGGCAATTCAACATAGGCCTAGTCTTAACGGGCTTAGTTGTGACTCTGGTTGTGTTGCCGATTAGCTCCAACGTCGCGCTGTCTCTGGGCATGATCGGCGCACTGAGCATAATTCGGTTCCGAACCGCCATCAAAGACCCCAAAGACATAGTCTTCACCTTCTGGACCATAACTGTTGGCATAATCTGTGGCGCAGGCTTATACATCGTCGCCATAATCGGTGTACCGGTCATCGCGGTTATGCTGGTTGTTCTTGAGCGCACAAAAATCCGGGGTCCAGACCCATACCTGCTTGTAGTGCATTACACAAGCGCAGCCGAAAATGCTGTTCAAGCAGCCCTGCCTAAACACAAAATCCGCTCCCGAACCGTAAATGCGGATGGCGTAGAGTTGATGGGTGAGGTTCGCATGAGCAGCAAAGAGGTGCCCCAGGTGGATGAACTCCTAAAAATCAAAGGAGTAAAAGATGCATCCATAGTTAGTTACACCTCGGATTCCACATAA
- a CDS encoding type II toxin-antitoxin system VapC family toxin, with amino-acid sequence MVPKSKKRQEDIKTVLVDTSIIVDVDRGKQEVINLCKQLTSTNNAFISTVSVSEILTGSYLRRDYSAAIKKAEKVLDQFRWVPLNGEVAKIVAELNAYLISKGQPIEYQDVAIAACFLAEGCDILLTENKDHFDRLPNLKGKVLTPKEFIQKKQ; translated from the coding sequence ATGGTGCCAAAAAGCAAGAAACGTCAAGAAGACATCAAAACTGTGTTGGTTGACACTTCAATAATCGTAGATGTAGACCGAGGAAAACAAGAGGTAATTAACCTCTGCAAACAATTAACCAGCACCAACAACGCCTTCATAAGCACCGTTAGCGTCTCAGAAATCTTGACAGGATCATACCTAAGAAGGGATTATTCAGCAGCCATCAAAAAAGCAGAAAAAGTGCTTGACCAATTTCGCTGGGTGCCCTTGAACGGGGAAGTCGCCAAAATAGTTGCTGAGCTAAACGCATACCTAATCTCAAAAGGGCAGCCTATAGAATACCAAGACGTAGCAATTGCCGCATGTTTTTTAGCTGAAGGCTGCGATATTCTGCTTACTGAAAACAAAGACCACTTCGACAGGTTACCCAACCTTAAGGGCAAAGTTTTAACTCCGAAAGAGTTCATACAAAAGAAACAATAG
- a CDS encoding GNAT family N-acetyltransferase codes for MAHENLVAISKVNAETFNEFLGLIDKLAEYEKLAPPTGDAKERLRRDCLSEAPKYSAYLAQFGGKYVGYIIHYFTYSSFLALPTLFIEDIFVLEEYRGRGIGEKMFSFLKQVAKREGCGRIEFTVLKWNKSAQEFYEKNGAKRLEWYLYRLTKEDF; via the coding sequence ATGGCTCACGAGAATTTGGTTGCCATCAGCAAAGTTAACGCAGAGACATTCAACGAATTTTTAGGCTTAATTGATAAGCTTGCCGAGTACGAAAAACTTGCACCCCCAACTGGCGACGCCAAAGAACGGCTACGCAGAGATTGCCTCTCAGAAGCCCCAAAATACAGCGCCTACCTCGCCCAGTTCGGCGGCAAATACGTCGGCTACATCATCCACTACTTTACATACTCAAGCTTCCTTGCGCTGCCCACCCTGTTCATCGAAGACATCTTCGTCTTAGAGGAATACCGCGGGCGAGGGATCGGCGAGAAAATGTTTAGCTTCCTCAAACAGGTTGCTAAACGTGAAGGCTGCGGAAGAATCGAGTTCACGGTGCTTAAGTGGAATAAGTCCGCGCAGGAATTCTACGAAAAAAACGGCGCTAAACGCTTAGAGTGGTACCTTTATCGCTTGACAAAAGAAGACTTTTAA
- a CDS encoding carbohydrate-binding domain-containing protein produces MPSKKLILSIICICLVLSIVAYQVLNTQLQATNATNSPNATTSPTSTPTNAPASSGSSTSTPTPTSTSSSSSGTSTSNTDTSGNAAIHEDSADYVWNSSEVIDITFSGTSVTSNSPNISVDGAKATITAEGTYRLTGALSNGQVVVDSQGTGTVRLILAGVDITCSNSAPLYILNSEKTIIILEANTQNHLTYTSSSTTEPNAALYSKDDLTIYGDGTLSVTSTYNDGITSNDGLILKSGTVTVNAQDDGVRGKNYLIVEGGKITVTAGENAFISDNTADSTKGYVSMSSGTVTLTSGGDAIDAQTDVIISGGQVTVTSGGGSSSSLASGISAKGIKGVVSIVIDGGTINANSADDALHSNGTITINGGTLSISTGDDGIHADSAITITAGTIDITKSYEGIEAETITINGGTIYLVSSDDGINGAGGNDQSGFGGGPGGRGGGDAFMNSGSCNLYVNGGYIVVTAAGDGIDINGAITMTAGSVIVNGPTSNNNGALDFSSFKMTGGFLIAVGSSGMAQALSTTSTQCSVLVNFQSSYSAGTLISIQSSSGTDIVTFKTSKLFQSVVVCSPKLTQGTTYNVLVGGSSTGTLKDGVYSGGTYSGGTQYTSFTITSVVTSIGGRF; encoded by the coding sequence ATGCCTAGCAAGAAGCTAATCCTCTCAATTATCTGTATATGCCTAGTTTTATCTATCGTTGCATATCAAGTGCTTAATACACAGTTACAAGCTACAAACGCCACGAATTCCCCCAATGCCACGACGAGCCCCACATCCACTCCAACCAACGCCCCAGCATCATCTGGCAGCTCTACCAGTACACCCACACCGACCTCCACAAGTTCAAGCAGCTCTGGAACAAGCACAAGTAACACCGATACTTCAGGAAACGCAGCTATCCATGAAGATTCTGCCGATTACGTTTGGAACTCTTCTGAGGTTATCGACATAACTTTTAGTGGGACTTCGGTAACCTCTAACTCACCCAACATCTCAGTTGATGGTGCAAAGGCAACAATCACCGCTGAGGGTACCTATAGGCTCACTGGCGCGTTGAGTAATGGACAAGTTGTTGTTGATAGTCAAGGCACTGGTACTGTTCGGCTCATTTTAGCGGGCGTAGATATAACTTGCTCTAACAGCGCACCCCTCTATATTCTAAACTCTGAGAAAACAATAATTATCCTTGAAGCAAACACCCAAAACCATCTAACCTACACCTCAAGCTCAACAACCGAACCAAACGCAGCACTCTACAGCAAAGACGACCTCACAATCTACGGCGACGGCACACTAAGTGTCACATCTACATACAATGACGGCATAACAAGTAACGACGGCCTCATCCTCAAGAGCGGTACCGTCACAGTCAACGCCCAAGACGACGGTGTGCGAGGCAAAAACTACCTCATTGTCGAGGGCGGAAAAATCACTGTAACAGCGGGAGAGAACGCTTTCATCTCAGACAACACCGCTGACTCCACCAAAGGTTACGTTTCCATGTCAAGCGGCACAGTAACCCTCACCTCAGGAGGAGACGCCATCGACGCTCAAACCGACGTCATCATCTCAGGTGGGCAGGTCACCGTTACCTCTGGTGGCGGAAGCAGCAGTAGTTTAGCTTCTGGCATTTCTGCTAAGGGAATAAAAGGTGTTGTTAGCATCGTCATCGATGGCGGAACCATCAACGCAAACTCAGCAGACGACGCCCTCCACTCCAATGGAACCATAACCATCAACGGCGGAACCCTTTCAATTTCAACTGGGGACGACGGTATACACGCTGACTCTGCTATAACCATCACAGCTGGAACTATAGATATAACCAAAAGCTACGAAGGCATCGAAGCCGAAACAATCACTATCAACGGCGGAACTATATACCTTGTCTCAAGTGATGACGGCATAAACGGTGCAGGCGGAAATGACCAATCCGGATTTGGAGGGGGCCCCGGCGGCAGAGGCGGTGGAGATGCTTTTATGAATTCAGGTAGCTGCAACCTCTACGTCAACGGCGGATACATCGTAGTCACCGCTGCAGGCGACGGCATCGACATCAACGGCGCCATAACCATGACTGCCGGATCCGTAATCGTCAACGGTCCTACATCTAACAACAATGGGGCGCTGGATTTCTCTTCCTTCAAGATGACGGGCGGCTTCCTTATCGCGGTTGGCAGTTCAGGCATGGCGCAGGCGCTCAGCACTACATCCACTCAATGTAGTGTGCTGGTGAATTTCCAGAGTTCATACTCAGCTGGAACCCTCATAAGCATCCAGAGCTCAAGCGGCACCGACATCGTAACCTTCAAGACCTCAAAGCTGTTCCAATCCGTAGTCGTCTGTTCGCCAAAGCTAACTCAAGGAACCACATATAACGTTCTCGTAGGCGGAAGCTCAACTGGCACACTCAAAGACGGCGTCTACTCAGGCGGAACCTACAGCGGCGGCACCCAATACACCAGTTTCACCATAACCAGCGTGGTAACCTCGATTGGCGGAAGATTCTAA
- a CDS encoding helix-turn-helix transcriptional regulator yields MFDDPSVKILLFIGNKEVRFADLTKLISSRGALSSNLKCLEQDGLVSRRVVPSKPIQAYYSLTEKGKKAAKSFSDLKVLLQ; encoded by the coding sequence ATGTTTGATGATCCTTCAGTTAAAATCCTGCTATTTATCGGCAATAAGGAAGTCAGGTTTGCTGACCTTACAAAATTAATTTCAAGTCGAGGAGCATTATCATCGAATCTTAAATGCTTAGAGCAAGACGGCTTAGTGAGCAGAAGGGTTGTACCGAGCAAGCCAATTCAAGCCTATTACTCTTTAACAGAGAAAGGAAAGAAAGCAGCCAAGAGCTTTTCTGATCTAAAAGTGCTTCTTCAGTAA
- a CDS encoding radical SAM protein, translating into MEKKIIEVACKTFMVDVSQYPLNFLIFPHRLTGNSYVGCEHNCVYCYARWYCKQNEIKVKTNSPEILQKELQNRINRGKHREPLCLGSISDPYQPIEAKYQLTRKTLQVCEELSYPLIIVTKSALIQKDIDILSSLAQRNFVAVNLTITPLANKVLKKLEPHAPSNRKRLETIEHMTKAGIPCNLYLSPIFPLFSDELIDDCLEKSALAGAKCCSAIPLKIRPVIWHSIKQFFNSNLNLLIKELDELYLTEQAPDLVTKYYDLYFKKGTKDLSGYRLPELSYRRKMMEHIANKCKQLGMCFTSEEFLDLWTTPYSDCVNIDGWNAPTAYDILKKIKNQPKASKEQIIELIKKQFILDDKWVKLANKHWDKIELFS; encoded by the coding sequence ATGGAAAAGAAAATAATAGAAGTAGCATGCAAAACCTTCATGGTTGATGTCAGCCAGTACCCCTTGAACTTCCTGATTTTCCCTCACAGGCTCACAGGTAACAGTTACGTTGGCTGTGAACACAACTGTGTATACTGTTATGCACGATGGTACTGCAAACAAAACGAAATAAAAGTAAAAACTAATTCCCCAGAAATCCTACAAAAAGAACTACAAAACCGGATAAATAGAGGAAAACACCGAGAACCACTATGCCTTGGCTCCATCAGTGACCCCTACCAACCCATTGAAGCTAAATACCAACTAACAAGAAAAACCCTACAAGTCTGCGAAGAATTGAGTTACCCACTAATCATAGTAACCAAATCCGCTTTAATCCAAAAAGACATCGATATCCTAAGTTCTCTAGCCCAAAGAAACTTTGTAGCAGTAAACCTAACCATTACACCACTTGCAAATAAGGTACTTAAAAAACTGGAACCCCACGCACCCTCAAACAGAAAAAGACTAGAAACTATAGAACATATGACCAAAGCTGGAATACCCTGTAACCTCTACCTTTCACCTATTTTTCCACTTTTTTCTGACGAATTAATTGATGACTGCTTGGAGAAATCTGCTTTAGCTGGAGCCAAATGTTGCTCAGCCATTCCGTTAAAGATTAGACCTGTAATTTGGCATAGTATAAAACAATTCTTCAATTCAAACTTGAATCTACTCATCAAAGAACTCGATGAGCTATATCTTACAGAACAGGCTCCTGATTTGGTAACAAAATACTATGATTTATACTTCAAGAAAGGAACCAAAGACCTCTCTGGATACAGATTGCCAGAACTATCTTACAGACGCAAAATGATGGAACATATTGCTAACAAGTGTAAACAGCTTGGTATGTGCTTTACAAGCGAGGAATTTCTTGATCTATGGACTACACCCTATTCTGATTGTGTAAACATCGATGGCTGGAATGCACCCACAGCTTACGATATCTTAAAAAAAATAAAAAACCAACCAAAAGCTAGCAAAGAACAGATCATTGAATTAATCAAGAAACAGTTTATCCTGGATGATAAATGGGTTAAGTTAGCCAATAAGCATTGGGATAAAATTGAGTTATTTAGTTAA
- a CDS encoding site-specific DNA-methyltransferase: MTSPPYNLSKKYSKYKDDKERNEYLTWMGKVAETAKSVLKDDGSFFLNVGGRPSDPWLEFDVAREFNKHFELQNVIHWIKHISLPKDTSVKTHSLNGDMSFGHFKPINTNTYLNQCHEYIFHFTKNGKVQLNKLAIGVPYQHKSNVTRWKEKRDLRDRGNVWFIRYENKQGGFSPILHPTIFPEKLPYLCIKLHGVKEDTVVYDPFMGIASTALACLTLGVKFIGTEIDEKYVTIGNSRINERLKELNQKKEDFFAEKGSSEIS, encoded by the coding sequence GTGACCTCTCCCCCGTACAACCTAAGCAAAAAATATTCAAAATATAAAGACGATAAAGAGCGAAACGAGTATCTAACATGGATGGGAAAAGTTGCTGAAACTGCTAAAAGTGTTCTAAAGGATGATGGCTCATTTTTCTTAAATGTTGGTGGAAGACCAAGTGACCCGTGGCTCGAATTTGATGTGGCAAGAGAATTTAACAAGCATTTTGAATTACAAAATGTAATCCATTGGATAAAACATATTTCCCTGCCTAAAGATACATCAGTAAAAACCCATAGTCTTAATGGCGATATGTCTTTTGGGCATTTCAAGCCAATAAATACCAATACTTACCTTAACCAATGCCATGAATATATTTTTCATTTTACCAAAAACGGGAAAGTCCAGTTAAACAAATTAGCCATTGGTGTACCTTATCAACATAAAAGCAATGTTACACGATGGAAAGAGAAAAGAGACTTAAGGGATAGAGGTAACGTTTGGTTTATACGTTATGAAAATAAACAAGGTGGTTTTTCACCAATTCTACATCCAACTATCTTTCCAGAAAAATTGCCTTATCTTTGTATAAAGTTGCACGGAGTTAAAGAAGATACCGTGGTGTATGACCCGTTTATGGGTATTGCTTCGACTGCTTTGGCATGTTTAACTTTAGGTGTCAAATTTATCGGTACAGAAATTGACGAAAAATATGTAACTATAGGTAATAGCAGGATTAATGAGAGGTTAAAAGAGCTAAATCAGAAAAAAGAAGATTTTTTTGCAGAAAAAGGTAGCTCTGAAATTTCTTAA
- a CDS encoding polyphosphate polymerase domain-containing protein, with the protein MIASEKKPCLRHELKYEIDPFEYQVLQKKLCTLLKPDPHMISNGHCHYNVRSLYFDDLYDTALNDKEAGVYRRKKYRIRIYNHSDDFIKFERKTKIGAYMLKESTRITREDADRLIAKDFSFLANTENQLLRDFFLETRCNLMRPVVIVEYAREAYIHPVGNVRVTFDTQMRTSFGYKEFFDETLVGLPTLEQQNIILEVKYNEVLPNYIRGLFPNTIRPQLAIGKFVICRNQQLCQTGMQ; encoded by the coding sequence ATGATAGCGTCAGAAAAGAAGCCTTGCCTAAGACATGAACTCAAATACGAAATCGACCCATTCGAATACCAAGTTTTACAGAAAAAACTCTGCACTCTACTCAAACCTGACCCGCATATGATTTCTAACGGTCACTGTCACTACAACGTTCGCAGCCTATACTTCGACGACCTCTATGACACTGCATTAAACGATAAAGAGGCAGGAGTGTATCGGCGCAAAAAGTACCGAATTCGCATCTACAATCACAGCGACGACTTCATAAAGTTTGAGAGAAAAACAAAAATCGGCGCATACATGCTAAAAGAAAGCACCCGCATCACCCGCGAAGACGCAGACCGATTAATAGCTAAAGACTTCAGCTTTCTCGCTAACACCGAGAATCAGTTGCTCAGAGATTTCTTTTTAGAAACACGCTGCAACCTGATGCGCCCAGTTGTCATCGTAGAATACGCGCGAGAAGCCTACATACACCCAGTGGGAAACGTGAGGGTAACTTTTGATACACAAATGCGGACTTCTTTTGGTTACAAAGAGTTTTTTGACGAAACATTAGTTGGGTTGCCCACTCTGGAGCAGCAGAACATAATTTTGGAGGTAAAATACAACGAAGTACTCCCAAACTACATTCGTGGACTGTTTCCGAACACAATTAGACCGCAGTTGGCGATTGGAAAGTTTGTGATATGCAGAAACCAGCAACTCTGCCAAACAGGAATGCAATAA